A genomic region of Nostoc sp. UHCC 0702 contains the following coding sequences:
- a CDS encoding phosphoribosyltransferase, with translation MTKKFRNRIEAGQMLAKHLTAYANRTDVLVLGLPRGGVPVAFEVAKALNVPLDICLVRKLGVPAHEELAMGAIASGGVRVLNSEVVDSLGIDRRTIDEVATQELQELQRRDRAYRGDRPHAPVKNRTVILIDDGIATSSTIRAAIAVLRSQQAQQIVVAVPVAPATTCEQLRAEVEEVICLTTPEPMYAIGLWYKDFSQTSDEEVRDLLAKRSAVISNK, from the coding sequence ATGACTAAAAAATTCCGCAATCGGATTGAAGCTGGTCAGATGTTAGCAAAGCATTTAACAGCCTACGCTAACCGTACAGATGTATTGGTGTTAGGTTTACCCCGTGGTGGTGTGCCAGTAGCATTTGAAGTAGCAAAGGCACTGAATGTGCCACTAGACATTTGTTTGGTGAGAAAACTTGGCGTTCCTGCTCATGAAGAACTGGCGATGGGTGCAATAGCTTCAGGAGGTGTCCGGGTATTAAATTCTGAAGTTGTGGATTCCTTGGGCATCGATCGCCGTACCATTGACGAAGTTGCTACTCAAGAATTGCAGGAATTACAGCGTCGCGATCGCGCCTATCGAGGCGATCGCCCCCATGCTCCAGTCAAAAATCGCACCGTGATTTTAATAGATGATGGTATTGCCACTAGTTCAACCATACGTGCTGCCATTGCCGTACTGCGCTCACAGCAAGCCCAGCAAATTGTTGTAGCAGTTCCAGTCGCACCCGCTACAACTTGCGAACAATTACGAGCCGAAGTAGAAGAAGTAATTTGTTTGACAACACCAGAACCAATGTATGCGATCGGTCTTTGGTATAAAGACTTCTCGCAAACCAGCGATGAAGAAGTACGTGATTTATTGGCAAAGCGGTCGGCTGTGATCAGTAATAAGTAA
- a CDS encoding TAXI family TRAP transporter solute-binding subunit, which produces MSELSGKRSSPKQLVSSFGSLWKFRRCPRAIVLIFGGLASGTLVSVLSSCSVQPDSISLSSGTAGGFYNRVGKVISNSTEATVGLKVRNLDSQGSRENLQRLLSGKVDFALVQLDIASPEMRQGKIQAVAILANEYVHIITRKDSGLRSFADLEGKRVAIGTPGSGISFTAKQLIKADKLKIQEDASDLDTAFKKLYAGQVDAIAYVGSLGANQKLRQQFVNNPNLKIIPIQQSLINNLIVLEPGSYQSATLPMGTYASRPSVPEQDVSTISTAAVLVTRPNMDSHKVGLLTWSIISNARTYSEFYPELQNTESTELLRKGLFYIHPAAQEVFEDGDPRAAFIRYWQKNSDLQSGLFIFLFTSAIGLLIGQWRKQSSQKLLATTVNRVAELKKLLADNPQEALKGIEDLRQEHRLRFIDGAVTTEIYEQLQQKTQTFSDECRSILEKQRKKFIMDTLLLLDEWQATLQTDPDVALQKLGQIKQDYRDMLLSDQVDIEAYVELMQLTLMSVMTLAPQSLPERAAFIKKKVI; this is translated from the coding sequence GTGTCCGAACTGTCTGGTAAACGAAGCTCGCCAAAGCAATTAGTTAGTTCTTTTGGATCATTATGGAAATTTAGGCGTTGCCCTAGAGCAATTGTTCTGATTTTCGGGGGTTTAGCAAGCGGCACTCTGGTATCAGTTTTGAGCAGTTGTAGTGTTCAGCCGGATAGTATTTCACTATCTAGTGGGACTGCTGGTGGCTTCTATAACCGCGTAGGTAAAGTAATTAGTAATTCTACTGAGGCGACGGTAGGATTAAAAGTTCGCAATCTCGACTCGCAGGGTTCCCGTGAAAATCTGCAACGTTTGCTGTCAGGGAAAGTGGATTTTGCTCTGGTGCAGTTGGATATTGCAAGCCCCGAAATGCGGCAGGGAAAAATCCAAGCAGTAGCAATTTTAGCTAACGAGTATGTACATATTATCACCCGAAAAGACTCCGGGTTAAGGAGCTTTGCTGATCTTGAAGGTAAGCGGGTAGCTATTGGTACACCTGGTAGCGGCATTAGCTTTACTGCCAAGCAACTGATCAAAGCCGATAAGCTGAAAATTCAAGAGGATGCTTCAGACTTGGATACAGCGTTTAAGAAATTGTACGCTGGTCAGGTAGATGCGATCGCCTACGTAGGAAGTCTCGGTGCTAATCAAAAGCTACGGCAGCAATTTGTAAATAATCCTAATCTCAAAATAATCCCTATTCAACAAAGTTTAATCAATAACTTGATCGTTCTTGAGCCTGGTTCCTACCAAAGCGCAACATTGCCGATGGGAACTTACGCTTCACGTCCATCTGTTCCAGAACAGGACGTATCAACTATCTCAACAGCCGCAGTTTTAGTAACTCGTCCCAATATGGATAGCCATAAGGTAGGACTGCTTACTTGGTCAATTATCTCCAATGCTCGAACTTACTCTGAGTTTTATCCAGAACTTCAAAATACAGAATCTACCGAACTGCTGAGAAAGGGACTGTTTTACATTCACCCAGCAGCACAGGAGGTATTTGAGGACGGAGATCCGCGTGCAGCTTTTATTCGTTATTGGCAAAAAAATAGTGACCTGCAATCTGGGCTGTTTATTTTTCTGTTTACTAGTGCTATAGGATTATTGATCGGACAGTGGCGCAAGCAAAGTTCTCAAAAGTTGCTGGCGACAACTGTTAACCGAGTTGCTGAACTCAAGAAATTATTGGCAGACAACCCCCAAGAGGCATTAAAAGGAATTGAAGATTTAAGACAGGAGCATCGATTAAGGTTTATCGATGGAGCAGTGACAACAGAAATTTACGAGCAACTGCAACAAAAAACGCAGACATTTTCTGATGAGTGCCGCTCGATTTTAGAAAAGCAGCGCAAAAAGTTTATCATGGATACCCTATTGCTGCTAGATGAATGGCAGGCAACCTTGCAGACCGATCCAGATGTTGCTCTCCAGAAATTGGGTCAGATTAAGCAAGATTATCGAGATATGCTGTTGTCTGATCAAGTTGACATTGAGGCGTATGTGGAACTGATGCAGTTAACTCTCATGTCGGTAATGACCTTAGCACCACAGTCTTTGCCAGAAAGAGCAGCTTTTATCAAAAAGAAAGTTATTTAA
- a CDS encoding EAL domain-containing protein → MFIPSTALTEAELESAIVRNPLIVSPDTSVMAAIAQMSGIRAICSSSREADTEIAALHLEARSSCVLIVENKKILGIFTERDVVRLSFQKRSLDNLAISEVMAHPVITLQQSAFTNLFLVVNLLQQYQIRHLPVLNEQNEIVGLLTHESLRQLSRPIDLLHLRLVADVMTSQVICAAPSVSMLTITRLMAEYRVSSVVLVEEHLQQTQGKLLQIPIGIVTERDIVQFQALQLDFEQQKAQAVMSTPVFSVSPNDSLWIVQQVMQQYLVKRVVVVGRQRELLGIVTQTSILKVVNPLELTYLVEALEHRVCRLEAEKLELLQNRNAQLEKQVQERTATLKAKAEQEQLIANIATQIRSSLNLQNILETTVAEVRSLLRCDRAAIWQFQVDWSLVVVAESVNHGYISYLGKSINDTCFGSNWAATYRNERTRVVCDIYTTQMSDCHRQLLETLQTRAKILVPIIEGKNLWGLLNVVESQAPRQWQAEEITLLQQLSTQLAIAIQQATAYEKLQTELAERQRTEAHLRQSEQRYASLAAAVPVGIFRTDAQGNCLYVNERWCKITGLTSDEAAAAGWFQGLHPNDREKVLTEWYSAALENRPFQLEYRFQQPNGTVSWVFGQAVAEYDLAGNITGYISTITDISDRKHAEEQLIYNALHDALTDLPNRNLLMKRLELAINRAKRIENYHFAVLFLDMDRFKIINDSLGHLAGDQLLTIIAQKLKSKIRAIDLAARLGGDEFVILLENLAGLEEAIVVAERIIAEFQAPLMLNGYEVFITTSIGIVLGKDNYHQASDLLRDSDIAMYRAKAQGKSCYKIFDSQMHTQALIRLNLENDLRKALERQEFIVYYQPIIDINHNHLIGFEALTRWQHPTLGFMTPGEFIPIAEETGLIVLLDSLILYTACQQIVAWQTQFYDKFPLKLSVNLSVQDLRKPTLVKDIEHILTQTGLDGNSLTIEITEGILIENILETIKVLEQLKLLGIQISIDDFGTGYSSLNYLHRFPVDTLKIDRSFIHHMQEGSRNYQVVKTIITLSNQLGLAVVAEGIETQQQLQWLQELGCEFGQGFLFSRPLAADEIEARFLFRSPTS, encoded by the coding sequence ATGTTCATACCTTCCACTGCTTTGACAGAAGCTGAGTTGGAGTCAGCAATTGTTCGCAACCCACTGATAGTGTCACCCGATACATCAGTGATGGCAGCAATCGCCCAGATGAGTGGCATTCGTGCTATTTGTTCATCTTCAAGAGAGGCAGATACCGAAATAGCAGCCCTGCACCTAGAGGCGCGTTCGAGTTGTGTGTTGATAGTGGAGAACAAAAAAATATTAGGTATTTTTACTGAAAGAGATGTGGTTCGCCTGAGTTTTCAGAAGCGATCGCTAGACAATCTGGCAATCAGTGAGGTGATGGCACATCCAGTTATTACTTTACAGCAATCTGCATTTACCAATCTCTTTTTAGTGGTGAATCTGCTCCAGCAATATCAGATTCGCCACTTGCCTGTGCTGAATGAGCAAAACGAAATCGTTGGACTACTCACCCATGAGAGTTTGCGACAATTATCACGTCCAATAGATTTGCTGCACCTACGCCTTGTAGCAGACGTGATGACCTCTCAAGTCATTTGTGCTGCTCCCAGTGTTTCTATGCTGACAATTACTCGCCTGATGGCAGAATATCGGGTGAGTTCGGTGGTGCTGGTGGAAGAACATCTGCAACAGACACAAGGGAAACTTTTACAAATCCCAATTGGCATTGTCACAGAGCGAGATATTGTACAATTTCAAGCTTTGCAACTGGATTTTGAGCAACAAAAAGCACAAGCTGTCATGAGTACACCAGTTTTTTCAGTTAGTCCTAATGACTCTCTGTGGATTGTTCAACAGGTGATGCAGCAATACTTGGTTAAGCGGGTAGTGGTAGTTGGTAGACAAAGAGAGTTGTTAGGAATTGTGACTCAAACCAGTATTCTCAAAGTAGTGAATCCTCTAGAGTTAACTTACTTAGTCGAAGCATTAGAACATCGGGTGTGTCGATTAGAAGCAGAGAAACTAGAACTGCTGCAAAATCGCAATGCCCAATTAGAAAAGCAAGTTCAAGAGCGTACAGCTACCCTCAAAGCAAAAGCAGAACAGGAGCAATTAATTGCAAATATTGCTACGCAAATCCGTTCTTCGCTGAACCTACAGAATATTCTCGAAACCACAGTTGCAGAAGTGCGATCGCTCCTGCGGTGCGATCGCGCTGCCATCTGGCAGTTCCAAGTTGACTGGAGCTTGGTTGTGGTTGCAGAATCCGTGAATCATGGTTATATTTCTTACTTGGGTAAATCAATTAACGATACTTGTTTTGGGTCTAATTGGGCAGCCACCTATCGTAATGAACGGACTCGCGTCGTCTGTGATATCTACACCACACAGATGAGCGATTGCCACCGCCAACTTTTAGAAACATTGCAAACTCGCGCCAAAATTTTGGTACCAATTATCGAAGGTAAAAATTTGTGGGGACTGTTGAACGTTGTTGAGAGCCAAGCACCTAGACAGTGGCAAGCTGAAGAAATCACTTTATTACAACAGCTTTCGACTCAACTGGCGATCGCCATCCAACAAGCTACTGCATATGAAAAACTGCAAACAGAACTAGCAGAACGACAACGAACAGAAGCACATCTACGGCAAAGCGAACAACGATATGCTTCTTTAGCCGCCGCCGTCCCAGTCGGTATTTTCCGCACCGATGCTCAAGGAAACTGTCTTTATGTTAATGAACGCTGGTGTAAGATTACTGGACTAACTTCTGATGAAGCCGCCGCCGCTGGATGGTTTCAAGGACTTCACCCAAATGACCGAGAAAAAGTTTTAACTGAGTGGTATTCTGCTGCTTTGGAAAATCGTCCTTTCCAGCTAGAGTACCGATTTCAACAGCCGAATGGCACGGTGAGTTGGGTATTTGGACAGGCTGTTGCGGAGTATGATTTAGCAGGGAACATTACTGGTTATATTAGTACAATCACTGATATTAGCGATCGCAAACATGCAGAAGAGCAGCTAATTTACAACGCGCTGCATGATGCTCTCACAGACTTACCCAACCGTAATCTGCTGATGAAACGGCTGGAATTAGCCATTAACCGAGCCAAGCGAATTGAAAATTATCATTTTGCAGTTTTGTTTCTCGATATGGATCGGTTCAAAATCATTAATGATAGCTTGGGGCATTTAGCAGGAGATCAACTACTAACTATCATTGCCCAAAAGCTAAAATCTAAAATTCGTGCCATCGATCTAGCGGCTCGCTTGGGTGGTGATGAATTTGTAATTTTGCTGGAAAACCTGGCAGGACTTGAAGAAGCAATTGTAGTTGCTGAGCGGATTATAGCAGAATTCCAAGCTCCATTAATGCTCAATGGATATGAAGTTTTTATTACTACTAGCATTGGTATTGTTTTAGGAAAAGATAATTATCATCAAGCCTCGGATTTGCTGCGAGATTCAGATATTGCCATGTATCGCGCAAAAGCTCAAGGTAAAAGCTGCTATAAAATCTTTGATAGTCAGATGCACACTCAAGCACTCATTCGACTCAATCTAGAAAATGACTTGCGTAAGGCTCTGGAACGACAGGAGTTTATTGTTTACTATCAGCCAATTATTGATATCAATCATAACCATCTGATTGGGTTTGAGGCTTTGACCCGCTGGCAACATCCTACTCTCGGATTTATGACACCAGGAGAATTCATTCCCATAGCTGAAGAAACAGGGCTGATTGTGCTTTTAGATAGCTTGATACTCTACACTGCTTGTCAGCAAATTGTAGCCTGGCAAACTCAATTTTATGATAAATTTCCGCTGAAGCTGAGCGTTAATCTTTCAGTTCAAGACCTTCGTAAACCCACTTTAGTTAAGGATATAGAACATATTCTGACTCAGACAGGCTTAGATGGTAACAGTCTCACCATTGAAATTACCGAAGGTATACTAATTGAAAATATTCTAGAGACAATCAAAGTATTAGAACAGTTAAAATTACTAGGAATTCAAATTAGCATTGATGATTTTGGTACTGGATATTCATCACTCAATTATCTGCATCGATTCCCTGTTGACACCTTAAAAATTGATCGTTCTTTTATTCATCACATGCAGGAAGGCAGCCGGAATTATCAAGTTGTCAAAACTATCATCACACTCAGCAATCAACTCGGATTAGCAGTTGTGGCAGAAGGTATTGAAACACAACAGCAGCTGCAATGGTTACAGGAATTAGGATGTGAATTTGGTCAAGGTTTTTTGTTTTCTCGACCTCTAGCTGCTGATGAAATTGAGGCAAGATTTCTTTTCAGATCCCCGACTTCTTAG
- a CDS encoding DUF1350 family protein has product MSLKLRFKPVSFSWVALHPQPKGVIQFIGGAFFGTFVPMFFYRYLLECLFKQGYTIIILPFNFSFDHYQEAGFLIREQYKLIPELVRMAELAGYEYEIYLDDSNFSWIGHSIGCKYIALLEAFSALPQKRDKLEAFIRKIVKETSSDLSPEKQEKKVQSVVNDLEILIHDLEDKRSNTKKLSSYYVNQDIAKNQTNFDESDVKIASIFIKNQISILLAPVNTGLDSAIKPKALADLIIKFGFNVKPTPEETYALIKNSNLFNLLGLVYFPLDNIGKSTREWFFNLLQKPPTDFQAKLKGGHLRPLGYRLGNLVFNFPDTFSVPPIESVNRRNAEFEIYVLQLLNYLEQKRQNIKKEF; this is encoded by the coding sequence ATGAGCTTAAAACTTAGATTTAAACCAGTTTCATTTAGTTGGGTTGCTCTACACCCCCAACCTAAAGGAGTAATCCAATTTATTGGTGGGGCTTTTTTTGGTACATTTGTCCCCATGTTTTTTTATCGCTATCTACTTGAATGTTTATTCAAGCAGGGCTATACAATAATTATTCTGCCATTCAACTTTAGTTTTGACCATTATCAAGAGGCAGGTTTTCTCATCCGAGAACAGTATAAACTCATCCCGGAATTAGTGCGAATGGCGGAATTAGCAGGTTATGAATATGAAATTTATCTAGATGATTCTAACTTTTCTTGGATAGGTCATAGTATTGGCTGTAAATACATTGCACTTTTAGAAGCTTTTAGCGCTTTACCTCAAAAACGAGACAAATTAGAAGCTTTTATTCGTAAAATAGTCAAAGAGACATCAAGTGATTTATCCCCCGAAAAACAAGAAAAGAAAGTCCAAAGTGTTGTCAATGATTTGGAAATTCTCATTCATGACCTTGAAGACAAACGTTCAAATACAAAAAAATTAAGTTCCTATTATGTCAATCAAGATATTGCCAAAAATCAAACAAACTTTGATGAGTCAGATGTTAAAATTGCCAGTATCTTTATTAAAAACCAGATATCTATACTCTTAGCACCAGTCAATACAGGACTTGATAGCGCAATTAAACCTAAAGCCTTAGCAGATTTGATTATCAAATTCGGTTTCAACGTCAAACCAACACCTGAAGAAACCTATGCTTTAATCAAAAACAGCAATTTATTTAACTTGCTTGGTTTGGTTTATTTTCCATTAGATAATATAGGTAAATCTACAAGAGAATGGTTCTTCAATCTGTTGCAAAAACCGCCAACAGATTTCCAAGCGAAACTCAAAGGCGGACATTTAAGACCTCTGGGATATCGTCTAGGTAATCTAGTGTTTAATTTTCCAGATACTTTTTCTGTTCCCCCTATTGAATCTGTCAACAGAAGAAACGCAGAATTTGAAATTTACGTACTTCAATTGCTCAATTATCTAGAACAAAAGCGTCAGAATATTAAAAAAGAATTTTAA
- a CDS encoding DUF1211 domain-containing protein codes for MGKGRLEAFSDGVLAIIITIMVLELKVPHGSDLAALRPLVPVFFSYVLSFIFLGIYWSNHHHLLQAIRHVNGRILWANLHLLFWLSLIPFVTAWMGENHFTALPVALYGIVMFCSGLAYFILTRVLISHHGKDSVLAIALGADLKGKISVVLYTIAIPSAFVNSWFACALYILVAVMWLIPDRRIEKTLSQ; via the coding sequence ATGGGGAAAGGTAGATTAGAAGCATTTAGCGATGGCGTACTTGCCATCATCATCACTATCATGGTGCTGGAACTAAAAGTGCCACATGGGTCTGATTTAGCTGCGCTGCGTCCCTTGGTTCCGGTATTTTTCAGCTATGTACTGAGTTTTATTTTTCTCGGAATCTACTGGAGCAATCACCATCACTTGCTACAGGCAATCCGCCATGTTAATGGTCGCATCCTTTGGGCTAACCTGCATTTGCTCTTCTGGTTGTCGTTAATTCCCTTTGTCACGGCTTGGATGGGTGAGAACCACTTCACCGCCTTGCCAGTTGCACTTTATGGTATCGTCATGTTCTGCTCTGGATTAGCTTACTTCATCCTCACCCGCGTCCTGATTTCTCACCACGGTAAAGATTCTGTTCTGGCGATCGCACTAGGTGCAGACTTGAAAGGAAAGATATCGGTAGTGCTTTATACTATAGCAATTCCATCTGCCTTTGTGAACTCGTGGTTTGCCTGTGCATTGTACATTCTGGTTGCAGTCATGTGGCTCATTCCTGACCGTCGCATTGAGAAGACTCTAAGCCAGTAA
- a CDS encoding glycosyltransferase family 1 protein — MNSTINKHIALISVHGDPAIEIGKEEAGGQNVYVRQVGEALAKQGWKVDMFTRRSSREQATVVEHSENCRTIRLTAGPTEFVPRDNIFGYAPEFVQQILKFQKQSGIYYPLVHTNYWISSWVGMELKKIQDTKQVHTYHSLGAVKYKSISTIPLISKTRLAVEKEVLETAERIVATSPQEKEHMRSLVSLKGNIDIIPCGTDVKRFGSIQRQQARQQLGIDPETKVVFYVGRFDKRKGIETLVRAVSHLRLQAPLKLIIGGGSRPGQSDGMERDRIESIVNELGMSSFTSFPGNLDHEILPTYYAAADVCVVPSHYEPFGLVAIEAMASGTPVVASDVGGLQFTVVPEKTGLLARAKDEVAFAQAIERILCDNAYRNQLGKAARQRVITKFSWDGVAEQLSELYTHLLQQPAKVYNQLSAS; from the coding sequence ATGAACTCTACAATTAATAAGCACATTGCCTTGATTTCTGTTCACGGTGATCCAGCGATCGAAATTGGTAAAGAAGAGGCTGGGGGACAAAATGTTTACGTGCGCCAAGTAGGTGAGGCGCTAGCCAAACAAGGGTGGAAAGTGGATATGTTCACTCGTAGATCAAGTCGTGAACAAGCGACGGTAGTTGAACATAGTGAAAATTGTCGCACCATTAGGTTAACAGCTGGCCCTACTGAATTTGTGCCTAGAGATAATATTTTTGGATATGCGCCAGAGTTTGTTCAGCAAATTCTTAAATTCCAAAAGCAATCAGGTATTTATTACCCATTGGTACATACTAATTACTGGATTTCTAGCTGGGTAGGAATGGAACTCAAGAAAATTCAAGATACTAAGCAGGTTCACACCTACCATTCTTTAGGAGCAGTTAAATATAAGTCAATATCTACAATTCCGCTAATTTCTAAGACTCGTTTAGCAGTTGAAAAAGAAGTTTTAGAGACAGCCGAGCGAATTGTTGCAACCAGTCCACAAGAAAAAGAACACATGCGATCGCTCGTTTCTCTTAAAGGCAATATTGATATCATTCCCTGTGGTACTGATGTTAAACGATTTGGCTCAATTCAACGGCAACAAGCCAGACAACAATTAGGAATAGACCCCGAAACGAAAGTAGTATTTTACGTGGGCAGGTTTGACAAGCGCAAAGGTATTGAAACCTTAGTGCGTGCTGTGAGTCACTTACGCTTGCAAGCGCCTTTGAAGCTAATTATTGGCGGTGGTAGTCGTCCAGGTCAGAGTGATGGCATGGAACGCGATCGCATAGAAAGCATTGTCAACGAACTAGGAATGAGTTCATTTACTAGCTTTCCTGGCAACCTCGACCATGAAATATTGCCCACCTACTACGCTGCTGCTGATGTCTGCGTTGTTCCTAGTCACTATGAACCCTTTGGGTTGGTGGCAATTGAAGCAATGGCCAGTGGAACTCCGGTAGTTGCTAGCGATGTCGGTGGTCTGCAATTTACTGTTGTACCAGAAAAAACTGGCTTACTTGCCAGGGCGAAAGATGAAGTCGCCTTTGCACAAGCAATTGAGCGCATTCTCTGTGACAATGCTTACAGAAATCAACTAGGCAAAGCAGCCAGACAGCGGGTAATTACAAAGTTCAGTTGGGATGGTGTCGCTGAACAACTAAGCGAACTTTATACCCATCTGCTGCAACAACCAGCTAAAGTTTACAACCAGTTATCAGCTTCATAA
- a CDS encoding TetR/AcrR family transcriptional regulator, translating into MGNLTSRAGQTRARIIKAATEVFASSGLTKATTREIARVAGVNEVTLFRHFQCKEQLLAAVIQQAVALQAESLAHQDEWTQNLYIDLRDYARLCSRTMEEHEALIRTFIGEAKRYPDAARQIVYEIDKSLREQLVVYLQKAQQKGEVRLDINLRASVDSFAGMLLHGMLRCSDTPTILGYSHECYIDTCVEVFVRGIGTSIINKDDS; encoded by the coding sequence ATGGGAAATTTAACGTCAAGGGCTGGACAAACTCGTGCAAGGATAATTAAGGCAGCAACTGAAGTGTTTGCTTCTTCAGGTTTAACTAAAGCTACAACGCGTGAGATTGCTCGTGTTGCTGGAGTGAATGAAGTAACTCTGTTTCGCCATTTCCAGTGTAAAGAACAACTACTAGCAGCTGTAATCCAGCAGGCTGTAGCTTTACAGGCAGAGTCTCTAGCCCATCAGGACGAGTGGACTCAGAATCTATATATTGACTTAAGAGATTATGCAAGGCTTTGCAGCCGAACAATGGAGGAGCATGAAGCTTTAATTCGGACATTTATAGGAGAAGCGAAGCGATATCCTGATGCCGCCCGTCAGATTGTATACGAGATTGATAAATCTCTGCGCGAACAGCTGGTTGTCTATCTACAGAAGGCTCAACAGAAGGGTGAAGTCCGCCTAGATATAAATCTAAGAGCATCTGTGGATAGTTTCGCTGGAATGCTGCTTCATGGGATGCTACGTTGTAGCGATACCCCCACTATATTGGGCTATAGTCACGAATGCTACATCGACACTTGTGTTGAGGTGTTTGTGCGTGGTATTGGCACTTCGATAATCAATAAAGATGATTCCTAA